A stretch of Plesiomonas shigelloides DNA encodes these proteins:
- the rpoH gene encoding RNA polymerase sigma factor RpoH — MTQDMQSMTLVPQGSLESYIRNANAFPMLSAEEEKELAERLHYHGDIQAAKKLILSHLRFVIHVARNYAGYGLPQADLIQEGNIGLMKAVRRFNPEVGVRLVSFAVHWIKAEIHEYVLRNWRIVKVATTKAQRKLFFNLRKTKQRLGWFNFDEVDMVARELGVTAEDVREMESRMAAQDMAFDLGPEDESRETPQAPVLYLEDKSSDFANGIEEDNWESHAADKLADAMSLLDERSQHIIRARWLDEPKATLQELADHYQVSAERVRQLEKNALKKLKGAIEV, encoded by the coding sequence AACGCTTTTCCAATGCTGAGTGCAGAGGAAGAGAAGGAGCTGGCCGAGCGGCTGCATTATCATGGTGATATTCAGGCCGCGAAAAAGTTGATCCTGTCGCACCTGCGCTTCGTTATTCACGTAGCCCGCAATTATGCCGGTTACGGTCTGCCGCAGGCGGATTTGATTCAGGAAGGCAACATCGGCCTGATGAAAGCCGTGCGCCGCTTTAACCCTGAGGTCGGGGTTCGGTTGGTCTCCTTTGCTGTGCACTGGATCAAAGCTGAAATTCACGAATATGTGCTGCGTAACTGGCGCATCGTGAAAGTCGCCACCACCAAAGCACAGCGTAAGCTGTTCTTTAACCTGCGTAAAACTAAGCAACGCCTCGGCTGGTTCAATTTTGATGAAGTCGACATGGTGGCCCGTGAACTTGGGGTTACGGCGGAAGATGTGCGTGAAATGGAATCGCGCATGGCGGCGCAGGATATGGCGTTCGATTTAGGGCCGGAAGATGAAAGCCGCGAGACACCGCAGGCACCGGTACTCTATTTGGAAGATAAATCGTCAGATTTTGCCAACGGGATCGAAGAAGATAACTGGGAATCTCACGCCGCCGACAAACTGGCCGATGCGATGAGTCTGCTGGATGAGCGTAGCCAGCACATTATTCGAGCACGTTGGTTAGATGAACCGAAAGCGACCTTGCAGGAGCTGGCGGATCACTATCAAGTGTCTGCCGAGCGCGTGCGCCAACTGGAAAAAAACGCCCTGAAAAAACTCAAAGGGGCGATCGAAGTTTAA
- a CDS encoding high-affinity branched-chain amino acid ABC transporter permease LivM: MKRTFMHALLSAGMLVVLTFMLMGLRLTNEGGQVIVSGAEPAQVRWIFLGAALVFVVQLLRPWLSGYWQRAKQRLPVVELPALDLSRHPQRSRFWLLLVLGLALLFPFLVSRSAVDIATLTLIYVMLGLGLNVVVGLAGLLDLGYVGFYAVGAYSYALLNSYLGFSFWEALPIAGLLAALFGFLLGFPVLRLRGDYLAIVTLGFGEIIRILLLNLTEITGGPNGIGQIPKPTLFGLEFNRTVKDGGWETFHQFFGLPYSGDSKVIFLYLMALLLVLLTLLVVYRLLRMPLGRAWEALREDEIACRSLGLNPTIIKLTAFTIGATFAGFAGSFFAARQGFISPESFTFIESAIILAIVVLGGMGSQVGVILAAVVMTVLPELARQFDEYRMLLFGLMMVLMMVWRPQGLLPMQRPHLSLPDSPEEPQAASRAVGEQA; this comes from the coding sequence ATGAAACGGACGTTCATGCATGCACTGTTATCGGCCGGCATGTTAGTGGTGCTGACTTTTATGCTGATGGGCCTGCGCCTGACCAACGAAGGTGGGCAAGTGATCGTCAGTGGCGCGGAGCCGGCGCAAGTGCGCTGGATTTTTCTCGGTGCGGCGCTGGTTTTTGTGGTGCAGTTACTGCGCCCGTGGTTGAGCGGCTATTGGCAGCGAGCCAAGCAGCGCCTGCCGGTGGTGGAGTTACCGGCGCTGGATCTGAGCCGGCATCCGCAACGTTCACGCTTTTGGTTGCTGCTGGTGTTGGGGCTGGCGCTGCTGTTCCCATTTTTGGTGTCACGTAGCGCCGTGGATATCGCCACTTTAACCTTGATTTACGTGATGCTGGGCTTAGGCCTGAACGTGGTGGTGGGATTGGCGGGCTTACTCGATCTGGGGTATGTCGGTTTTTACGCGGTGGGCGCCTATAGCTACGCTTTGCTGAACAGCTATCTGGGTTTTAGCTTCTGGGAAGCCTTGCCGATTGCCGGTTTGCTGGCGGCACTGTTTGGTTTTTTGCTGGGATTTCCGGTGCTGCGGTTACGCGGTGATTATCTGGCGATTGTGACACTCGGCTTTGGCGAGATCATCCGGATTTTGCTGCTGAACTTAACGGAGATCACCGGCGGCCCGAATGGGATCGGCCAGATCCCGAAGCCTACTTTGTTCGGTTTGGAGTTTAACCGCACGGTAAAAGATGGCGGCTGGGAGACGTTCCATCAGTTTTTTGGCTTGCCTTACAGCGGTGACAGCAAAGTGATCTTCTTGTATCTGATGGCGCTGTTGCTGGTGTTGCTGACGTTGCTGGTGGTGTATCGCTTACTGCGTATGCCGTTGGGGCGGGCGTGGGAAGCGCTGCGCGAAGATGAGATTGCTTGCCGTTCTCTGGGGCTGAATCCCACCATTATCAAACTGACTGCCTTTACCATTGGTGCCACCTTTGCCGGTTTTGCGGGCAGTTTTTTTGCCGCGCGGCAAGGCTTTATCAGTCCGGAGTCCTTCACCTTTATCGAGTCGGCCATCATTTTGGCGATTGTGGTGTTAGGTGGCATGGGCTCCCAAGTGGGGGTGATTTTGGCTGCGGTGGTGATGACCGTATTGCCAGAGTTAGCGCGTCAGTTTGATGAGTACCGGATGCTGCTGTTTGGATTGATGATGGTGCTGATGATGGTGTGGCGACCACAAGGCTTATTGCCGATGCAGCGTCCGCATCTGTCACTGCCCGATTCTCCCGAAGAGCCGCAGGCGGCGTCGCGCGCAGTAGGAGAGCAAGCATGA
- the glpE gene encoding thiosulfate sulfurtransferase GlpE encodes MTQFQFISVEQALQKLQAEQAVLVDIRDPQSFAAAHAPQAFHLTNQSLLPFMQQTDFAMPVIVMCYHGNSSQGAAQYLVNQGFDEVYSLNGGFEAWRKVAPVVSDPLQPE; translated from the coding sequence ATGACGCAATTTCAGTTTATTTCGGTCGAACAGGCGCTACAAAAGTTGCAGGCTGAGCAGGCGGTTTTGGTCGATATTCGCGATCCACAAAGTTTTGCCGCTGCCCATGCGCCACAGGCATTTCACCTGACCAATCAATCCTTGCTACCTTTTATGCAACAGACTGATTTTGCGATGCCGGTGATTGTGATGTGTTATCACGGCAACAGCAGTCAGGGCGCAGCACAATATCTTGTTAATCAGGGCTTTGATGAGGTATACAGTCTCAATGGCGGCTTTGAAGCCTGGCGTAAAGTGGCGCCAGTGGTGAGCGATCCGCTTCAGCCAGAATAA
- the livG gene encoding high-affinity branched-chain amino acid ABC transporter ATP-binding protein LivG, with product MSALLQVTDLSMRFGGLLAVNGVALELHPGEIISVIGPNGAGKTTIFNCLTGFYRPSGGQILLQGTPIQHLPGHQIARLGVVRTFQHVRLFKEMTAVENLLVAQHRHLHTGLFGGLFKTRAFRAAEAQALATAEYWLQKIGLTEHANRMAGNLAYGQQRLLEIARCMVTRPKVLMLDEPAAGLNPKETEALDALILDLRANHDVAILLIEHDMKLVMGISDRIYVVNQGTPLASGTPAQIRHHPDVIRAYLGEA from the coding sequence ATGAGTGCATTATTACAAGTCACGGATTTGAGCATGCGCTTTGGTGGCCTGCTGGCGGTGAACGGCGTGGCCTTGGAGCTGCATCCCGGTGAGATTATCTCGGTCATCGGCCCAAACGGGGCCGGTAAGACCACCATCTTTAACTGTTTGACCGGTTTTTATCGCCCCTCTGGTGGGCAGATTTTACTGCAAGGAACGCCGATTCAACATTTGCCGGGGCATCAAATTGCCCGCTTGGGCGTGGTGCGCACTTTCCAGCACGTGCGGCTGTTTAAAGAGATGACGGCGGTGGAAAACCTGTTGGTGGCGCAGCATCGTCATCTGCATACCGGTTTATTCGGCGGCCTGTTTAAAACCCGTGCCTTTCGCGCGGCGGAAGCGCAGGCGCTGGCCACGGCTGAATATTGGCTGCAAAAAATCGGCCTGACGGAGCATGCTAACCGCATGGCCGGTAATCTGGCTTATGGCCAGCAGCGTTTGCTGGAGATTGCCCGCTGTATGGTGACGCGGCCAAAAGTGTTGATGCTGGATGAGCCGGCGGCCGGTTTAAACCCGAAAGAGACCGAAGCGCTGGATGCCTTGATCCTCGATTTGCGCGCGAACCATGATGTGGCGATTTTGTTGATTGAGCACGACATGAAGTTGGTGATGGGGATCTCCGATCGCATCTATGTGGTCAATCAGGGCACCCCGCTGGCAAGCGGCACCCCTGCGCAGATCCGGCATCATCCAGATGTGATCCGCGCCTATCTGGGGGAAGCATGA
- the glpG gene encoding rhomboid family intramembrane serine protease GlpG, with translation MLFLIHLPNPRLAQAYIDYMATRGVRIELRPEPEGYALYVLDPAQESLAQQELAAFLHNPDAPQYQDASWQRADTATASRFHYPAFSYLQALKVGAGPFTLAIMLVCVLVYVAGWLVGEPTVFSWLGFARTPEQYWQLWRLFTHAFLHFSLLHISFNLLWWWDLGGPLEKKLGSGKLVQLFMFSALLSGVGQAWVSGVYFGGLSGVVYALVGYLWVSGERAPERGVSIPRPLVAFMLVWLVLGWFNLFGLSVANTAHIIGLLSGCALAFWDCHAYRRAH, from the coding sequence ATGCTGTTTTTAATTCATCTGCCTAACCCGCGTCTGGCGCAGGCTTACATTGATTATATGGCCACGCGCGGCGTGCGCATTGAGCTGCGTCCAGAGCCGGAAGGGTATGCTCTGTATGTGCTCGATCCGGCGCAGGAAAGTCTAGCGCAGCAGGAGCTGGCGGCTTTCTTGCACAATCCGGATGCTCCGCAGTATCAAGATGCCAGCTGGCAGCGTGCTGATACCGCCACCGCTAGCCGCTTTCACTATCCGGCATTCTCTTATCTGCAGGCGCTGAAAGTGGGGGCGGGGCCTTTTACGCTGGCCATAATGCTGGTGTGCGTGTTGGTGTACGTGGCCGGGTGGCTGGTAGGTGAGCCGACGGTGTTTAGCTGGCTCGGCTTTGCCCGCACACCGGAGCAATACTGGCAATTATGGCGTTTGTTCACTCACGCTTTTTTACATTTTTCCTTGCTGCATATCAGCTTTAACTTGTTGTGGTGGTGGGATCTGGGCGGCCCGTTAGAGAAAAAACTGGGCTCCGGTAAGTTGGTGCAGCTATTCATGTTTTCGGCCTTGCTGTCGGGCGTGGGGCAAGCGTGGGTCAGCGGTGTGTACTTTGGTGGTTTGTCAGGCGTGGTGTATGCGCTGGTCGGTTACCTGTGGGTCAGTGGCGAGCGCGCGCCGGAGCGCGGCGTCAGTATTCCGCGTCCGCTGGTGGCCTTTATGCTGGTCTGGCTGGTACTAGGATGGTTTAATCTGTTCGGCTTATCCGTGGCCAATACGGCGCATATCATCGGATTACTGAGCGGCTGCGCGCTGGCATTCTGGGATTGCCATGCATACCGCCGTGCACATTAA
- a CDS encoding YoaK family protein: MEFPRKEPFLLEPVLLSWIAGYIDTVGFIGLSGLFTSSIIQSLIVASAPLATTLWLAVSAVVCFMLAMAVVTYSFTRQNQHSIFYKARWYMAETVLLFLFMICGHTLKAEPDSDNFWLLLTSLLGVTAMGIHCAISRLMLRHRIGTATATGNLIQLTIRLTEFFATSEPYCGQSRREEQALLWSLFWSVVSFILGITVAAYGFAQDRFLCLILPCALMLFLSYKEYTFAHINRHRSDTDVAQRDLP; encoded by the coding sequence ATGGAATTCCCCCGTAAGGAACCCTTCCTGCTAGAGCCCGTGCTGTTGTCGTGGATTGCCGGTTATATCGATACCGTCGGTTTTATCGGCTTAAGCGGTCTGTTCACATCCAGTATTATCCAGAGCTTGATCGTCGCCAGCGCCCCATTGGCAACCACCTTGTGGCTGGCCGTCAGCGCAGTAGTTTGCTTTATGCTGGCGATGGCGGTGGTGACCTACAGTTTCACCCGCCAAAATCAGCACAGTATTTTTTATAAAGCGCGCTGGTATATGGCGGAAACCGTATTGCTGTTTTTATTTATGATTTGCGGCCACACTCTCAAGGCCGAGCCGGACAGCGATAATTTCTGGCTCTTGCTGACCAGCTTGCTGGGGGTGACAGCCATGGGGATCCACTGTGCGATTTCGCGCTTGATGCTGCGTCATCGCATTGGTACCGCGACCGCGACTGGGAATTTGATCCAGCTGACCATCCGTCTGACCGAGTTTTTTGCCACCAGCGAGCCTTATTGCGGCCAAAGCCGACGCGAAGAGCAAGCCTTGCTGTGGAGTCTGTTCTGGTCAGTGGTCAGTTTCATTTTGGGGATTACTGTGGCCGCCTATGGCTTTGCCCAAGACCGTTTCTTGTGCCTGATTTTACCGTGTGCCTTGATGCTGTTTTTAAGCTACAAGGAATACACCTTCGCCCACATCAACCGTCACCGTTCAGATACCGATGTGGCGCAGCGTGATTTACCTTAA
- a CDS encoding DeoR/GlpR family transcriptional regulator, producing the protein MKQTQRHEAIVELVREHGYVSTEDLVAHFSVSPQTIRRDLNDLAASNVIRRHHGGAALPSSSVNTAYHDRKGMCSEEKSRIAQAVAELIPDGATLFIDIGTTPEAVAHALLNHRDLRIVTNNLNVATLLTGKEDFKVILAGGEVRNRDGGIVGEATLDFISQFRLDFGILGISGIDLDGSLLEFDYHEVRTKNAIIANSRCVILVTDHSKFGRSAMVNLGGIDKVDYLFTDQVPPPQLKKVLDDSDVNLVLC; encoded by the coding sequence GTGAAACAGACGCAAAGACACGAAGCGATCGTGGAGTTGGTGCGCGAACACGGCTATGTGAGCACCGAAGATCTGGTGGCGCACTTTTCTGTCAGCCCCCAGACTATCCGTCGCGATTTAAATGATTTGGCGGCCAGCAATGTGATCCGCCGCCATCACGGTGGTGCGGCGTTGCCGTCCAGCTCGGTGAATACCGCTTATCATGACCGCAAAGGGATGTGTTCAGAGGAAAAATCTCGTATTGCGCAAGCGGTGGCTGAGTTGATCCCCGATGGGGCGACTTTGTTTATTGATATCGGTACCACCCCTGAAGCGGTGGCGCATGCTCTGCTAAATCACCGCGATCTGCGCATCGTCACCAATAACCTGAATGTCGCGACATTGCTGACCGGCAAAGAAGATTTCAAAGTGATTTTGGCCGGTGGTGAAGTGCGTAACCGTGATGGCGGGATTGTCGGCGAAGCGACGCTCGATTTTATCTCTCAGTTCCGTTTGGATTTTGGCATTCTGGGGATCTCCGGCATTGATCTGGATGGCTCGCTGCTGGAGTTCGACTATCACGAAGTGCGCACCAAAAATGCCATTATTGCCAACTCGCGCTGCGTGATCTTGGTGACTGACCACTCCAAATTTGGCCGCAGTGCGATGGTCAATCTGGGCGGAATTGATAAAGTCGATTACCTGTTTACCGATCAAGTGCCGCCTCCGCAGCTGAAAAAAGTGCTCGATGACAGTGATGTGAATCTGGTGCTTTGCTAA
- a CDS encoding branched-chain amino acid ABC transporter substrate-binding protein: MVINKWNKTAGFIALSSALALYSAASMAGEVKIGIAGPISGPVAQYGDMQFTGGRIAAELLNQTGGINGDKIVAVEYDDACDPKQAVAVANKVVNDGVKFVIGHLCSASTQPASDVYQDEGVLMVTPASTSPEITAQGYDLVLRTIGLDSDQGPTAAKYIINQVKPQRVAVIHDKQQYGEGIATSVKKGLEGAGIPVVAFEGVTSGDKDFSALLAKLKQQNVDFVYYGGYHPELGLLLRQAQAAGLKARFMGPEGVGNKEISSIAGPASEGLLVTLPKKYDQDPANQPIVDALKAKKWDSTGPFVWTTYAAMQAISEGIKRAGSTEPEAVAKALRSAPVNTVMGPLTWDEKGDLKGFEFGVFEWHADGTSSAK, translated from the coding sequence ATGGTAATCAATAAATGGAATAAAACCGCTGGGTTTATCGCGCTCAGCAGTGCCCTGGCCCTGTACTCAGCTGCCAGCATGGCCGGAGAAGTCAAAATCGGGATTGCCGGTCCGATTTCCGGTCCAGTAGCCCAGTACGGTGATATGCAATTTACCGGAGGCCGGATCGCCGCCGAATTGCTCAATCAGACCGGTGGGATCAACGGCGACAAGATTGTCGCGGTGGAATATGACGATGCCTGTGATCCTAAGCAAGCGGTCGCGGTAGCCAACAAAGTGGTGAATGACGGCGTGAAGTTTGTCATCGGACACCTGTGCTCGGCCTCGACCCAACCGGCGTCTGATGTGTATCAGGATGAAGGAGTACTGATGGTCACGCCGGCCTCTACCAGCCCGGAGATCACGGCGCAAGGCTATGATCTGGTGCTGCGCACCATTGGTCTGGATTCTGACCAAGGTCCAACCGCTGCCAAATACATCATCAACCAGGTTAAACCGCAGCGCGTGGCGGTGATCCACGACAAACAGCAGTATGGCGAAGGCATTGCCACCAGCGTGAAAAAAGGGCTGGAAGGCGCGGGGATCCCGGTTGTGGCCTTTGAAGGTGTGACCTCTGGCGACAAAGATTTCTCTGCCTTGCTGGCCAAACTCAAGCAGCAAAATGTCGATTTTGTTTACTACGGCGGTTACCACCCAGAGCTGGGGCTGTTACTGCGCCAAGCGCAAGCGGCAGGTCTGAAAGCGCGCTTTATGGGTCCAGAAGGGGTGGGTAACAAGGAGATCTCCAGCATTGCCGGCCCGGCTTCCGAAGGGTTGCTGGTAACGTTGCCGAAGAAATACGACCAAGACCCAGCGAACCAGCCGATTGTTGACGCGCTGAAGGCCAAGAAGTGGGACAGCACCGGCCCGTTCGTGTGGACGACCTATGCTGCGATGCAAGCGATCAGTGAAGGCATCAAACGTGCCGGTAGCACAGAGCCTGAAGCGGTGGCTAAAGCGCTGCGCAGTGCGCCAGTGAATACCGTGATGGGCCCGCTGACGTGGGATGAAAAAGGCGACCTGAAAGGCTTCGAGTTCGGGGTGTTTGAGTGGCACGCAGACGGCACCTCTAGTGCGAAATAA
- the livH gene encoding high-affinity branched-chain amino acid ABC transporter permease LivH produces the protein MSEQFFYFVQQLLNGLTIGSTYALIAIGYTMVYGIIGMINFAHGEVYMIGSYIAFLVIGLLMMLGIDSSVLLIGAAFLVAIVITSAYGWSIERVAYRPVRHSKRLIALISAIGMSIFLQNYVRLAQGSRSLTIPHLLPGNWELGGSGQMTLSYMQVLIWVVTLVSMLALSQFIRHSRMGRACRACAEDIKMTNLLGIDTNQVIALTFVIGAAMAAVAGVLLGTYYGVVNPYVGFMAGLKAFTAAVLGGIGSIPGAMLGGLLLGVVEALTAGYISTEYKDVMAFALLISVLLFMPSGILGRPEVEKV, from the coding sequence ATGTCCGAGCAATTTTTCTATTTTGTACAACAGCTGCTGAACGGCCTGACCATCGGCAGTACCTATGCCTTGATCGCCATCGGGTACACCATGGTGTACGGCATCATCGGCATGATCAACTTTGCCCATGGTGAGGTGTACATGATTGGCAGCTATATCGCTTTTTTGGTGATTGGCTTGCTGATGATGTTAGGGATTGACTCCAGTGTGCTGCTGATTGGCGCCGCCTTCTTGGTGGCGATCGTGATCACCAGCGCCTACGGCTGGAGTATCGAGCGGGTCGCCTACCGACCGGTGCGCCATTCCAAACGTTTGATCGCGCTCATTTCGGCTATCGGGATGTCGATTTTCCTGCAAAACTATGTCCGTCTGGCGCAAGGCTCGCGTAGCCTGACTATCCCGCATCTGCTACCGGGCAATTGGGAGCTGGGTGGTAGCGGCCAGATGACCCTCAGTTACATGCAAGTGCTGATCTGGGTCGTCACCTTGGTCAGTATGTTAGCCCTCAGTCAGTTTATCCGTCACTCGCGCATGGGGCGAGCTTGCCGCGCCTGCGCGGAAGACATCAAGATGACCAACTTGCTCGGTATCGATACCAATCAGGTGATTGCGCTGACCTTTGTTATTGGCGCGGCGATGGCGGCGGTGGCCGGTGTGCTGCTGGGCACCTACTACGGGGTCGTCAACCCGTATGTCGGCTTTATGGCTGGGCTGAAAGCCTTTACCGCGGCGGTGTTGGGCGGCATTGGCAGTATTCCGGGCGCCATGCTGGGTGGTTTGCTGCTCGGCGTGGTGGAAGCGTTGACCGCCGGTTATATCAGCACCGAATACAAAGATGTGATGGCGTTTGCGTTACTGATCAGCGTGTTGCTGTTTATGCCGAGCGGCATTTTAGGGCGGCCTGAAGTGGAGAAGGTGTAA
- the glpD gene encoding glycerol-3-phosphate dehydrogenase → MEINDLMVVGGGINGAGIAADAAGRGLSVVLCEAADLAGATSSASSKLIHGGLRYLEHYEFRLVGEALAEREVLLKMAPHLAFPMRFRLPHQPHLRPAWMIRAGLFLYDHLGKRTTLPGSCGIRFAAQDGLQPDLRRGFEYSDCWVDDARLVVANARQVVEKGGQVLTRTAVVSAKRENGLWRVETEQRGPHASGERRVWWARALVNATGPWVKQFFDDSLQAASPRNIRLIKGSHIVVPRVNSGPQAYILQNEDHRIVFVIPWLDKFSIIGTTDVEYHGDPRAVQIDESEIDYLLGVYNRHFSAPLRREDVRWHYAGVRPLCDDESDSPQAVTRDYTLELADWSGKAPLLSVFGGKLTTYRKLAQAAMHRLQPYFPEMGPDWTAQSVLPGGEMGMDRRQYSEALCRDYPWLPADMAYRYACTYGARSRQILRGAESLEELGQHFGHDLYQAEIRYLQTQEWAQTAEDILWRRTKLGMFLTGEEQAYLAEWLDKQGKLSAVA, encoded by the coding sequence ATGGAAATCAACGATCTGATGGTAGTCGGCGGTGGGATTAATGGCGCCGGTATTGCGGCGGATGCAGCAGGACGCGGCTTATCGGTGGTGTTATGCGAGGCGGCAGATCTGGCCGGTGCCACGTCGTCAGCCAGCTCTAAGTTGATCCATGGCGGCCTGCGCTATCTGGAGCACTACGAGTTTCGTTTGGTGGGCGAAGCGCTGGCCGAGCGCGAAGTGCTGCTGAAAATGGCTCCGCATCTGGCATTTCCGATGCGTTTTCGTCTGCCGCACCAGCCTCATTTGCGTCCGGCGTGGATGATCCGCGCGGGCCTGTTTTTATATGACCATCTGGGCAAGCGCACCACGCTGCCGGGCAGCTGCGGTATTCGTTTTGCGGCGCAAGATGGTTTGCAGCCCGATTTACGGCGCGGTTTTGAATATTCCGACTGCTGGGTGGATGATGCGCGTCTGGTGGTGGCTAATGCCCGTCAGGTGGTGGAAAAAGGCGGTCAGGTGCTGACCCGCACCGCGGTTGTGAGCGCGAAGCGTGAGAATGGCTTGTGGCGGGTGGAGACTGAGCAACGCGGTCCGCACGCCAGTGGTGAACGCCGCGTGTGGTGGGCGCGTGCACTGGTGAATGCTACCGGCCCGTGGGTAAAACAGTTCTTTGATGACAGCTTGCAGGCGGCCTCCCCGCGCAATATTCGGTTGATTAAAGGCAGCCACATCGTGGTGCCACGGGTGAATAGCGGCCCACAGGCTTATATCCTGCAAAACGAAGACCACCGGATTGTGTTTGTGATCCCGTGGCTGGATAAATTCTCGATCATTGGTACCACTGATGTGGAATACCACGGCGATCCACGCGCGGTGCAGATTGATGAAAGCGAAATCGACTACCTGCTCGGGGTCTATAACCGCCATTTCAGCGCGCCACTGCGCCGTGAGGATGTGCGCTGGCATTATGCCGGTGTACGTCCGTTGTGTGATGATGAGTCCGATTCACCGCAAGCAGTGACCCGTGATTACACGCTGGAATTGGCCGATTGGTCGGGCAAAGCGCCGTTGCTATCGGTGTTTGGCGGCAAGCTGACCACTTATCGTAAGCTGGCACAAGCGGCGATGCACCGGTTACAGCCGTACTTCCCAGAGATGGGGCCTGATTGGACGGCGCAGAGTGTATTGCCTGGTGGTGAGATGGGCATGGATCGTCGTCAGTATAGCGAAGCCTTGTGTCGCGATTATCCGTGGTTACCGGCTGACATGGCGTATCGCTATGCTTGCACCTATGGGGCGCGTAGCCGCCAGATTTTGCGTGGCGCGGAGTCATTGGAAGAGTTGGGGCAGCATTTTGGCCATGATCTGTATCAGGCCGAGATCCGTTACCTGCAAACGCAAGAGTGGGCGCAGACGGCAGAAGATATATTGTGGCGCCGTACCAAGCTGGGGATGTTCCTGACCGGTGAAGAGCAAGCGTACTTGGCCGAGTGGCTGGATAAGCAGGGCAAACTGTCTGCGGTGGCCTGA
- a CDS encoding ATP-binding cassette domain-containing protein → MLELRNVCAHYGKIQALHDISMHINQGEIVSLIGANGAGKTTLLGAICGEPAASGGQILLEGTDISGWPTAQIMRSSLAIVPEGRRVFARLTVEENLAMGGFYTAKEDYRRILAHVYELFPRLYERREQRAGTMSGGEQQMLAIGRALMAKPRLLLLDEPSLGLAPIIIQQIFSIIEQLRREGMTIFLVEQNANQALKLSDRGYVLENGHVVLSGTGAELLANPAVCEAYLGA, encoded by the coding sequence ATGCTGGAGCTGCGTAATGTCTGTGCCCATTATGGAAAGATCCAAGCCCTGCACGATATCAGTATGCACATCAATCAAGGCGAGATTGTGAGCCTGATTGGCGCCAATGGTGCGGGAAAAACCACGCTGTTGGGCGCAATTTGTGGCGAGCCTGCGGCCAGTGGTGGCCAAATTTTGCTGGAAGGCACCGATATCAGTGGCTGGCCGACCGCGCAAATCATGCGTTCGTCCTTGGCGATTGTGCCGGAAGGACGGCGGGTATTTGCGCGGCTTACGGTGGAAGAGAATTTGGCGATGGGCGGCTTTTATACGGCCAAAGAGGATTACCGGCGGATTTTGGCTCACGTATACGAGCTGTTCCCGCGTTTGTATGAGCGGCGCGAACAACGTGCGGGCACCATGTCCGGCGGTGAGCAGCAAATGTTGGCGATTGGGCGTGCGCTGATGGCTAAACCGCGGCTGTTATTGCTCGATGAGCCCTCGTTAGGTCTGGCACCGATTATCATCCAGCAGATTTTCAGCATTATCGAGCAGCTGCGCCGCGAAGGGATGACTATCTTCTTGGTAGAGCAAAATGCCAATCAGGCGCTCAAGTTATCCGATCGCGGTTATGTGCTGGAAAATGGGCATGTGGTACTCAGCGGCACTGGCGCGGAATTGCTGGCGAACCCGGCCGTGTGTGAAGCTTATCTGGGGGCGTGA
- the panM gene encoding aspartate 1-decarboxylase autocleavage activator PanM has translation MKLTIERLAQPSAAEMADLLKIWPQQSATQLQQRLANAEILLVARFNDHLLAGLWVTRDGHRGQIQQLQVRPVTRRRGVGRYLLEQTPLLVPEISVWEMDVRTAEAPTELTAFLHACGWQARDANSWCPMTA, from the coding sequence ATGAAACTGACAATTGAACGGCTGGCGCAGCCGAGCGCCGCAGAGATGGCCGATTTACTGAAAATTTGGCCACAACAAAGTGCCACCCAGCTGCAGCAGCGCTTGGCCAATGCCGAGATTTTGCTGGTGGCGCGTTTTAACGATCATCTACTGGCCGGATTGTGGGTCACCCGCGATGGTCATCGCGGTCAGATCCAGCAATTACAGGTGCGCCCAGTCACCCGCCGCCGTGGCGTGGGGCGCTATCTGCTGGAGCAAACGCCGCTGTTAGTGCCGGAAATCAGCGTGTGGGAAATGGATGTGCGTACCGCCGAAGCCCCTACCGAGCTGACGGCGTTTTTGCATGCCTGCGGATGGCAAGCCCGTGATGCCAACAGCTGGTGTCCGATGACGGCTTAA